One Acidobacteriota bacterium DNA segment encodes these proteins:
- a CDS encoding ParB/RepB/Spo0J family partition protein: protein MAKNKYPTSVSSARLSALSALIEPPVTGHEPIQDLAVSTLRENPFQPRTNHSADSLDDLAQSIKEHGLLAPLLARAESDGTFTVIAGHRRWLAVQKLGLKTVPVVVRKATDTQLQLLALIENIQREDLHVIDKARAFWRIADQFPTQEKAAETLGIKRDALAQWLRIRDLDEEVLATCGTIPNLSLRTLLRLVALPLRQRLTEAKRLAALQAIHAGPAMTPSQSAAPEKPKPMSFRYRDPDPKRKLGIKIEMRPTSRKSAVAVEDYIRALEDVLEKLKRERNSE from the coding sequence ATGGCTAAGAATAAATATCCCACGTCGGTGTCTTCAGCGCGGTTGTCGGCCCTGTCGGCCTTGATTGAGCCGCCCGTCACCGGCCACGAACCAATCCAGGACCTTGCCGTTTCAACGCTTCGCGAAAATCCATTCCAGCCCCGGACAAACCATTCGGCAGACTCGCTGGATGACCTGGCCCAATCCATCAAAGAACACGGGTTGCTCGCGCCACTTCTGGCCCGTGCTGAATCGGATGGCACCTTCACTGTGATTGCCGGTCACCGACGCTGGCTGGCAGTTCAAAAACTGGGCTTGAAAACGGTTCCGGTTGTTGTGCGCAAGGCAACGGACACTCAACTGCAATTGCTGGCCCTGATTGAAAATATTCAACGCGAAGACCTGCACGTCATAGACAAAGCGCGTGCGTTTTGGCGCATTGCCGACCAGTTCCCAACCCAGGAAAAAGCCGCCGAAACCCTGGGCATCAAGCGTGACGCGCTGGCACAGTGGCTCCGAATTCGTGACCTTGACGAAGAAGTTTTAGCTACTTGCGGGACAATTCCGAACTTGTCGCTCCGAACCTTGCTCCGGCTGGTGGCCTTGCCGCTACGTCAGCGATTGACCGAAGCTAAACGACTGGCGGCACTCCAGGCCATACACGCAGGGCCTGCAATGACTCCATCACAGTCCGCCGCTCCAGAAAAACCAAAGCCCATGTCGTTCCGGTATCGTGACCCGGATCCAAAACGCAAACTAGGTATCAAAATCGAAATGCGCCCGACGTCGCGCAAAAGCGCCGTGGCGGTTGAGGACTACATCCGGGCGCTTGAAGACGTTCTCGAAAAACTCAAGCGGGAGCGAAATAGTGAATAG
- a CDS encoding ParA family protein, with amino-acid sequence MLIAIFNQAGGVGKTTLTRDLGYELSLRNQRVLVIDADPQGTLGSFLGFDSQVLPEDQTFWKSVISDADLLPHVISTPFNLALGVCNRMMIAGEIQLMQEKNPARFRGILSQIRSGFDVILVDCPPRVSEITVQVLLAADGLLIPVQTEFKAVSSFAEVQVEISKTQRRRRDMGLGALKVLGVVPTLFDTRLKVHSFHLDELRTQICPEFHYQVLSPFRKYKSVIESGTFRKPLRVFDKNCPANDDVAAIADAVLQSLTPQKQEAHG; translated from the coding sequence ATGCTGATTGCGATTTTTAACCAGGCGGGCGGTGTCGGCAAAACCACGCTGACCCGCGATTTGGGATATGAACTCAGTTTGCGGAATCAGCGCGTTCTGGTCATTGATGCCGATCCGCAGGGCACACTTGGCTCATTTTTGGGGTTTGATTCCCAGGTTCTGCCCGAAGACCAGACCTTTTGGAAATCAGTCATTTCCGACGCCGACCTGCTCCCACATGTTATCTCAACGCCGTTTAACCTGGCGCTGGGCGTGTGCAATCGGATGATGATTGCGGGTGAAATTCAACTCATGCAGGAAAAGAATCCGGCCCGGTTTCGCGGCATTTTGTCTCAAATTCGCTCTGGATTTGACGTGATATTGGTGGATTGCCCGCCACGCGTTTCGGAAATCACGGTCCAGGTGTTGCTGGCCGCAGACGGGTTGTTGATTCCAGTCCAAACCGAATTTAAAGCCGTCTCATCGTTTGCCGAAGTCCAGGTTGAAATTTCCAAGACCCAGCGGCGACGGCGCGATATGGGCCTGGGTGCGCTCAAGGTACTCGGGGTCGTGCCGACGCTGTTTGACACCCGGCTGAAAGTTCACTCGTTTCATCTTGACGAATTGCGAACCCAAATCTGTCCAGAGTTTCATTACCAGGTCCTGTCGCCCTTCAGAAAATACAAAAGCGTGATCGAATCGGGCACGTTTCGAAAACCGCTCCGGGTCTTTGATAAAAATTGCCCGGCCAACGACGATGTGGCAGCGATTGCCGACGCAGTGCTCCAGTCGCTCACACCTCAAAAACAGGAAGCTCATGGCTAA
- a CDS encoding TlpA family protein disulfide reductase yields the protein MLVKDVVNRYPGKAEFVSLDWGNSELPKRYGITKYPVVFVGDVLVAKPEDFGGWGVTESKYGPISEKANQERFKQDLARMIDILLANPNQKPLVNKVGATSKEPTALPDFDWKDIDGQPLKSSELAGKITIVEFWATWCPPCRSTLSWLGELKAEHPDQLNIVGIAIDSEEAKIKEMTDKLRPSVHIVNGSKDRISKFGTITSVPTLYVFDQNGKLVQAFYGAPPDLHAKIKKVLEQL from the coding sequence TTGCTGGTCAAAGATGTCGTCAATCGGTATCCCGGAAAAGCCGAATTTGTCAGCCTCGATTGGGGCAACTCCGAGCTTCCCAAGCGCTATGGCATCACCAAATATCCAGTGGTGTTTGTCGGTGATGTCCTGGTCGCCAAACCCGAAGACTTTGGCGGATGGGGCGTGACCGAGTCCAAATACGGACCCATTAGCGAGAAGGCCAACCAGGAGCGATTTAAACAGGATTTGGCCCGAATGATTGATATTCTGCTGGCCAATCCCAATCAGAAACCGCTGGTCAACAAAGTCGGTGCAACCTCAAAAGAACCGACGGCGCTTCCGGACTTTGACTGGAAAGACATTGACGGCCAGCCACTCAAATCAAGCGAACTGGCCGGGAAAATTACGATTGTGGAATTTTGGGCGACCTGGTGCCCGCCCTGTCGCTCAACATTAAGCTGGCTCGGAGAACTCAAAGCTGAGCATCCTGACCAGCTCAATATTGTCGGGATTGCAATTGATTCGGAAGAAGCCAAAATCAAGGAAATGACCGACAAGCTCCGGCCTTCGGTTCATATCGTCAACGGTTCAAAAGATCGGATTTCGAAATTCGGCACCATCACCAGCGTTCCAACGCTCTATGTGTTTGATCAAAATGGAAAGCT
- a CDS encoding ADP-ribosylglycohydrolase family protein, with amino-acid sequence MQDLAAKVTGCLLGGAVGDALGAPFEGLWSDTIPDQEELLAGYALYEGFPPGQYTDDTQLTLATVESIVRCGQINLPDIARSIFQLWRTEGVIGPGGACSQASRQYFQTQNWQTCGAPVGNAGNGTAMRTAILGLWFLHHPEHLAPTVAQISQITHHDPRSIAGGVVIAQAARLLSQHPEISPLEFCTSIAETIEPIEASFSRHIRELPRLIHIEDALALESIAWAGMHVPEFDRPIITPFVIPTVLAALWCVLKYGDSWSTAVSAAIKLGGDVDTLGAIVGGLMGAKLGETAIPPHLAQQVVQADHIRALATAYGAHILRKMSREL; translated from the coding sequence ATGCAGGATTTAGCCGCCAAAGTAACTGGATGCTTGCTTGGGGGTGCTGTCGGTGATGCGCTTGGGGCTCCATTTGAAGGGCTATGGTCAGACACAATTCCTGATCAGGAGGAACTCCTCGCCGGATATGCCCTCTACGAAGGATTTCCTCCAGGACAATACACCGATGACACTCAATTAACCCTGGCCACGGTCGAGTCAATTGTTCGCTGTGGACAGATCAACCTGCCGGACATCGCCCGCTCCATCTTTCAACTGTGGAGAACCGAGGGCGTCATCGGACCCGGCGGTGCCTGCAGCCAGGCTTCACGTCAGTACTTCCAGACACAAAACTGGCAAACCTGCGGGGCTCCGGTTGGAAATGCTGGAAACGGCACCGCCATGCGAACCGCAATCCTGGGTCTTTGGTTTCTTCACCATCCAGAGCACTTAGCCCCAACCGTCGCCCAGATTTCCCAAATTACTCACCACGATCCACGCAGCATTGCTGGAGGTGTGGTCATTGCCCAGGCCGCCCGTCTGCTGTCCCAACATCCTGAGATTTCCCCATTGGAATTTTGCACATCCATTGCGGAAACAATTGAACCGATTGAAGCTTCGTTTTCCAGGCACATTCGGGAATTGCCACGATTGATTCACATCGAAGACGCGCTGGCACTGGAATCCATCGCCTGGGCCGGCATGCACGTTCCCGAATTTGATCGTCCCATCATCACGCCGTTTGTGATTCCAACCGTGCTGGCAGCCCTCTGGTGTGTGCTCAAATATGGAGACAGTTGGAGCACTGCCGTTTCAGCCGCCATCAAACTTGGTGGTGATGTTGACACACTGGGGGCCATTGTCGGTGGGTTGATGGGAGCAAAACTTGGCGAAACCGCGATTCCGCCACATCTCGCTCAACAAGTCGTTCAGGCCGATCACATTCGGGCACTGGCAACGGCCTATGGAGCGCACATCCTGAGAAAAATGAGTCGCGAGTTGTGA